Proteins encoded together in one Vigna angularis cultivar LongXiaoDou No.4 chromosome 5, ASM1680809v1, whole genome shotgun sequence window:
- the LOC108339245 gene encoding uncharacterized protein LOC108339245 has translation MEIFKQLEITMPLTEALQQIPTYAKHIKQFLKKKKYLDEETIEVHGKTLVDLGASINLMPLFMLKKIGGLEVKPTKAILQMADRSIKHPYGVVEDVVVKIDKLKFLVDFVVMEMEENIEISLILGRSFMKTTKVVIHVDDGVITLKDQDEEVTFNVFEAGQPIQ, from the exons ATGgagatcttcaagcaattggagattactatgcCCTTGACCGAAGCATTGCAGCAAATCCCTACTTATGCGAAGCACATAAAGCAATTcctcaaaaagaagaaatatctagatgaggaaacaattgaagtgcatG GGAAGACTCTAGTTGACTTAGGAGCTAGTATCAATCTAATGCCCTTATttatgcttaagaagattggtggtctggAGGTCAAACCTACAAAAGCAATCTTGCAAATGGCAGACAGGTCCATTAAGCATCCTTATGGTGTGGTAGAAGACGTGGTGGTGAAAATTGATAAACTCAAATTTCTGGTggactttgtagtgatggagatggaggaaaatATAGAGATATCGCTCATCCTTGGAAGGTCATTCATGAAGACAactaaggttgtcattcatgtggatGATGGAGTTATAACGttgaaagaccaagatgaagaggtgactttcaatgtttttgaagctGGGCAACCAATACAATAA